One genomic segment of Bradyrhizobium diazoefficiens includes these proteins:
- a CDS encoding alpha/beta fold hydrolase, protein MSDAMTPNAQVGAAPIEPSFSVQETVLAIWQRTTGPKGQQANPDLRHIGIGVRRVVRLLDEIEWSLGKRIPIGTALRLGTPEAIAQAIVTDRWPEPSPLLLLKDGDDRPPLYLIAGVRGTLFEVVALARASPFPGKIWGFQPPGFEGDTPRFESIEATAALFVKHLGGDRTDPVNLVGYSMGGEIAIEMARALRSDNRKLGLIGLIDTNVVERHWSLTTRLRYAARRSQLRVWGLFEAPPGQRLETLLNIVRPLIRRLIGQFTYNAEFTRYYESSLDERIKVVKDLALEAYERYVPPVVDFPVVLFKSWESAKRDLVDPVDTWRPKVPELEVVEVDGTHANMIFPPFVHGLAAEISIRLS, encoded by the coding sequence ATGAGCGATGCAATGACACCCAACGCACAAGTCGGGGCAGCGCCGATAGAGCCATCATTTTCAGTTCAGGAGACGGTCCTCGCGATCTGGCAGCGCACGACGGGCCCGAAGGGGCAGCAGGCGAATCCGGATCTGCGCCACATCGGGATCGGCGTCAGGCGGGTGGTTCGTTTGCTGGATGAGATCGAATGGTCGCTCGGCAAGAGGATACCGATCGGGACTGCGTTAAGGCTGGGCACACCGGAGGCCATTGCGCAGGCCATCGTGACGGATCGATGGCCCGAGCCGTCGCCGTTGCTGCTTCTGAAGGATGGCGACGATCGTCCGCCGCTCTATCTGATCGCCGGCGTTCGCGGGACTCTGTTTGAAGTCGTGGCGCTGGCGCGGGCGTCGCCGTTCCCCGGCAAGATTTGGGGATTCCAGCCACCCGGCTTCGAGGGCGACACGCCGCGTTTCGAATCCATCGAGGCGACCGCAGCCTTGTTCGTCAAGCATCTCGGCGGTGATCGGACCGATCCGGTCAACCTTGTTGGATACTCGATGGGCGGTGAGATCGCGATCGAGATGGCAAGGGCCCTGCGCTCGGACAATCGCAAGCTGGGATTAATCGGCCTCATCGACACCAACGTCGTGGAAAGACACTGGTCGCTCACGACGCGGCTGCGATACGCGGCCCGGCGTTCGCAACTGCGCGTGTGGGGATTGTTTGAGGCTCCGCCGGGGCAGCGCCTGGAGACCTTGCTCAATATCGTCCGCCCGCTGATCCGTCGCCTGATCGGTCAGTTCACCTACAATGCCGAATTCACGCGCTATTACGAATCCTCACTCGACGAGAGGATCAAGGTGGTCAAGGACCTCGCGCTCGAGGCCTATGAGCGCTACGTGCCACCCGTGGTCGACTTTCCCGTCGTCCTGTTCAAGTCGTGGGAATCGGCCAAGCGGGATCTCGTCGATCCCGTCGATACCTGGCGACCGAAGGTACCCGAACTCGAAGTGGTCGAAGTCGACGGGACCCATGCCAACATGATCTTCCCTCCCTTTGTGCACGGGCTGGCAGCCGAGATTTCAATCCGCCTGTCCTAG